A part of Dehalogenimonas sp. W genomic DNA contains:
- a CDS encoding Holliday junction resolvase-like protein: protein MDTPLIIVLATVAAFLIITVNYYLIKWRFEVRFRDWQRQEQEYWQSEVSRVSKQAVNQSRAVLGGRFTEQMAPYLPEFRYDPTEARFIGSPIDLVVFPGLAAGDPREIVIMEIKSGQNPQLTPAQKRIRQLIEDGMVRWELIERRCEAEPDPELE from the coding sequence GTGGACACGCCGCTGATTATTGTTTTGGCAACAGTGGCGGCCTTTTTGATAATCACCGTCAACTACTATCTCATCAAATGGCGGTTTGAGGTCCGGTTTCGGGACTGGCAGCGACAGGAGCAGGAATATTGGCAATCCGAAGTCTCCCGGGTATCAAAGCAGGCGGTCAACCAGAGCCGAGCGGTTCTGGGCGGTCGTTTTACCGAGCAAATGGCTCCTTACTTGCCGGAATTCCGGTATGACCCAACCGAGGCGCGCTTTATCGGTAGCCCCATTGACCTGGTGGTTTTCCCCGGTCTGGCTGCCGGAGACCCTCGGGAAATCGTTATCATGGAGATCAAGAGTGGTCAGAACCCACAGCTGACCCCGGCTCAGAAGCGCATCCGCCAGCTGATAGAAGACGGCATGGTCCGGTGGGAGCTTATCGAACGCCGCTGTGAAGCGGAACCCGACCCGGAATTAGAATAA
- the gnd gene encoding phosphogluconate dehydrogenase (NAD(+)-dependent, decarboxylating): MKIGIIGLGKMGGNITRRLIRAGHEVVAWDPVIEAVTAVGNEGAQVASSVEDMVSKLAAPRAVWVMVPSGQPTEETLNKLAQLLTAGDTVIDGGNSNYKDSMRRAGKLAQKGIALLDTGTSGGVWGLNEGYCLMVGGTSEAFKALEPIFQALAPSQEHGYAHVGASGAGHFVKMVHNGIEYGLMQAYAEGFELMKAKDDFGLDMAQIAELWRYGSVVRSWLLDLGAAALKDNPELDNLASWVADSGEGRWTVTEAVDLGVPLPVITLALQSRFRSRQEQPFSGKLLAALRQQFGGHAVREAKP, from the coding sequence ATGAAAATCGGTATCATTGGGCTGGGTAAGATGGGTGGTAATATAACCCGGCGTCTTATCAGAGCAGGGCACGAAGTGGTAGCCTGGGATCCGGTCATCGAAGCAGTGACGGCCGTCGGCAATGAAGGGGCGCAGGTCGCTTCATCGGTGGAAGATATGGTTTCCAAACTAGCCGCACCCCGGGCAGTCTGGGTGATGGTACCCTCCGGACAGCCGACTGAAGAAACCCTGAATAAACTGGCACAATTGCTGACAGCCGGTGATACTGTCATTGACGGCGGTAACTCCAATTATAAAGACAGCATGCGCCGCGCCGGCAAGCTGGCCCAGAAGGGTATTGCATTATTGGATACCGGGACCAGCGGCGGTGTCTGGGGATTGAATGAGGGCTACTGCCTGATGGTCGGCGGCACCTCAGAGGCCTTCAAAGCACTGGAGCCGATATTTCAAGCCCTGGCGCCCTCTCAAGAGCATGGCTATGCCCATGTCGGAGCATCGGGTGCCGGGCATTTTGTTAAAATGGTTCACAACGGTATTGAATACGGCCTGATGCAAGCCTATGCAGAAGGCTTTGAGCTGATGAAGGCCAAAGACGATTTTGGGCTGGATATGGCTCAAATAGCCGAGTTATGGCGCTATGGCAGTGTCGTACGCTCCTGGCTGTTGGACCTGGGCGCGGCCGCCCTTAAAGACAATCCGGAACTGGACAACCTGGCATCCTGGGTGGCTGATTCCGGCGAAGGCCGCTGGACGGTGACAGAAGCCGTCGATCTGGGAGTGCCTTTGCCGGTAATTACGCTGGCACTCCAGTCACGTTTCCGTTCCCGTCAGGAGCAACCATTTTCCGGCAAACTGCTGGCAGCTCTCAGACAGCAATTCGGCGGCCATGCGGTCAGGGAAGCCAAACCATAA
- a CDS encoding sulfite exporter TauE/SafE family protein, producing the protein MEIFSYWFMFPVAVAIAAIAMFFGVGGAVLFSPFFAIALSLRIDIAIALGILIEVAGFSSGFIGFAKKGMVNFHLGSRILPLTTLFAIVGALIGKNLPGQVLEFGLALLLFLLAAAFLHKESGITPSNTPLHPHDSPEAIRRLRYDYWRDFRQNPWLFISSSFGGLMVGLVSAGLGELNGYNFVKKLGMGPALAAGTSVFVIAVTALTASIFNISYFSTASSSDIDTIVRIALFAIPGVIIGAQAGIILARKIEREKVSFILPWFLAILGVLTVMKIF; encoded by the coding sequence ATGGAAATATTTTCTTATTGGTTCATGTTTCCAGTGGCAGTCGCGATTGCCGCCATCGCTATGTTTTTCGGTGTCGGCGGTGCGGTGCTTTTTTCTCCATTTTTCGCCATTGCGTTGTCATTGCGCATTGATATCGCCATAGCGTTGGGTATTTTAATTGAAGTTGCCGGTTTCAGCAGCGGATTCATCGGGTTTGCCAAGAAAGGTATGGTTAATTTCCATTTGGGCTCCCGTATTTTGCCGCTGACGACATTATTTGCTATTGTCGGTGCGCTTATTGGTAAAAACTTACCCGGGCAGGTATTGGAATTTGGGCTGGCTCTGCTATTATTTTTATTGGCCGCAGCCTTCCTGCACAAAGAAAGCGGCATCACCCCTTCCAATACGCCTTTGCATCCGCATGATAGCCCTGAGGCTATCAGACGCCTTCGGTATGACTATTGGCGGGATTTTAGGCAGAATCCATGGCTTTTTATCAGCAGTTCTTTCGGTGGTTTGATGGTCGGTTTGGTGTCTGCCGGGTTAGGGGAACTCAACGGCTATAATTTTGTGAAGAAGCTGGGTATGGGACCTGCGCTGGCGGCGGGCACTTCGGTTTTTGTTATTGCCGTCACGGCGCTGACGGCTTCCATTTTTAATATTTCTTATTTTTCCACCGCTTCTTCCAGCGACATTGATACCATCGTGCGGATTGCCTTGTTTGCCATACCGGGGGTGATTATCGGCGCCCAGGCAGGCATTATTTTAGCCCGGAAAATTGAACGAGAGAAGGTGTCTTTCATCCTGCCCTGGTTTCTGGCCATACTGGGGGTGTTGACAGTTATGAAAATCTTTTAG
- the lepB gene encoding signal peptidase I, producing the protein MKAVKAALIELAYILVGALAIFILFQFTLQNSIVDGSSMAPNMNDADRLLVSKVAYTFGEPERGDIIVFPSPYNDGREFIKRIIGMPGETVEVIDGYIYINDQLLDEPYIVNRDSKTLALITVPAGEYYVRGDNRPVSLDSSQGWTIKRDDIHGKAWIVFWPLGSFGGAPNHTFEDVGAGALLLPLLLWPGRDKA; encoded by the coding sequence TTGAAAGCAGTTAAAGCCGCACTAATAGAACTCGCCTACATTCTGGTCGGCGCACTGGCGATTTTTATCCTGTTCCAGTTCACCTTACAAAACTCAATCGTTGATGGTAGCAGTATGGCGCCCAATATGAACGATGCTGACCGGTTGCTGGTCAGTAAGGTGGCTTATACCTTCGGTGAACCGGAACGCGGCGACATCATTGTTTTTCCTTCTCCGTATAATGACGGCCGGGAATTTATTAAGCGCATTATCGGCATGCCCGGGGAAACAGTGGAGGTCATTGATGGATATATTTATATTAACGACCAATTACTTGATGAACCATACATTGTCAATCGGGACAGTAAGACTCTCGCGCTGATAACCGTGCCGGCGGGTGAATACTACGTTCGGGGCGATAACCGTCCGGTTAGTCTGGATTCATCACAAGGTTGGACGATCAAGCGGGATGATATTCATGGCAAAGCCTGGATAGTTTTCTGGCCGCTGGGCAGCTTCGGGGGAGCGCCGAATCACACATTTGAAGATGTCGGTGCCGGAGCTTTGCTGTTGCCGTTGCTCCTTTGGCCGGGAAGGGACAAGGCCTGA
- a CDS encoding GIY-YIG nuclease family protein: MKKGIYVLLIKLPSAVIVQTRRKVFQMDAGYYAYVGSAMNGLEARIKRHLSTFKHKHWHVDYLLEYGTVIGVVSAAAEKRHECEVARGLPDLTPVPGFGCSDCCCRSHLYRGASQGALLASVKLACVQAGLPEQAIIYKLV; the protein is encoded by the coding sequence ATGAAAAAAGGTATATATGTTCTGCTGATTAAGTTGCCGAGTGCGGTTATCGTTCAGACTCGCCGTAAGGTGTTTCAAATGGATGCTGGATACTACGCCTACGTCGGTTCAGCGATGAACGGGCTAGAAGCCCGGATAAAGAGGCATCTTTCTACTTTCAAACACAAACACTGGCATGTTGATTATTTGCTGGAGTACGGAACGGTGATCGGCGTGGTTTCGGCGGCAGCAGAAAAGCGGCACGAATGCGAGGTGGCGCGTGGCCTCCCTGATTTGACGCCGGTGCCGGGCTTCGGCTGTTCCGACTGCTGCTGTCGGTCACATTTATACCGGGGGGCATCACAGGGGGCGTTACTGGCCTCGGTCAAATTGGCCTGCGTACAAGCTGGTTTGCCTGAACAGGCCATCATATATAAACTGGTATAA
- a CDS encoding trypsin-like peptidase domain-containing protein — protein MANIALYGLDSPKLGQEAKRMSTGFRNFMIAALVVLLGLSGFSSYTATQTRSDLQDAQDDITSLTSQLSTAQSTINSLQNQVGENNEDIASIIARNNAVETAAAKALPSMVYIETPYGSGSGVIMDAVNGYILTNKHVVEGATEARVITQDRKIYDVVNIWQDSLMDLAVVEIDANGLTAAEFGNTSNLRVGDTIVALGNPLGYSPADYGSTVTAGIVSNLLSYWYFSADYWYPDLIQYDVFITNGNSGGPLINLDGEVIGINSLGEEAGINYAINVATAERVYNNLITSHQSIHPYLGVDVWDYEQPVPGDPFATQLLGAEVFDVVIGSPADGIGLEIGDVILSANGQTIGLSIEFIRLLWRLNVGDTLTLTGQRDTTELNLTVVLGERPATAEPYIF, from the coding sequence ATGGCTAATATTGCATTGTATGGGCTCGATAGTCCAAAACTGGGTCAGGAGGCGAAACGTATGAGTACCGGATTTCGGAATTTTATGATTGCGGCCTTAGTTGTTTTACTGGGTTTGAGCGGATTCAGCAGTTATACGGCAACCCAGACGAGGTCTGATTTACAAGACGCTCAAGATGACATTACCAGCCTGACTAGTCAGTTATCCACAGCGCAATCAACCATTAACAGCCTTCAGAACCAAGTCGGCGAGAACAACGAAGATATCGCCTCTATCATCGCCAGAAACAACGCTGTAGAGACAGCAGCGGCGAAGGCCCTGCCTTCTATGGTTTATATTGAAACACCCTATGGATCAGGTTCGGGGGTTATAATGGACGCCGTCAACGGCTACATCCTTACCAACAAGCACGTCGTGGAAGGCGCGACAGAGGCGAGAGTGATAACTCAAGACCGTAAAATCTATGACGTCGTGAACATCTGGCAGGATTCTTTGATGGATCTGGCAGTTGTTGAGATAGATGCCAATGGTCTGACCGCGGCCGAATTTGGAAACACATCAAACTTGAGGGTCGGGGATACGATTGTAGCCTTAGGCAACCCCCTGGGGTACTCGCCTGCTGATTACGGCAGTACCGTCACCGCAGGTATCGTCAGCAATTTATTGAGTTACTGGTATTTTTCGGCTGATTACTGGTACCCGGACCTCATCCAATATGACGTTTTTATCACCAATGGCAACAGCGGCGGGCCGCTGATAAACCTTGACGGCGAAGTCATCGGCATCAATAGTCTAGGGGAAGAGGCCGGCATTAATTATGCCATCAACGTTGCCACTGCTGAACGCGTCTATAACAACCTGATCACTTCACACCAGAGCATTCATCCATATTTAGGTGTTGATGTCTGGGACTACGAACAACCAGTCCCCGGTGACCCCTTTGCAACCCAACTGCTGGGTGCAGAAGTGTTTGATGTTGTCATTGGGTCACCAGCGGATGGCATCGGGCTTGAAATTGGAGACGTCATTCTCAGTGCCAACGGACAAACCATCGGACTGTCAATTGAATTTATACGGTTACTGTGGCGATTGAACGTGGGCGATACATTAACGCTGACGGGCCAACGCGACACAACGGAATTAAACTTAACGGTTGTCCTGGGAGAGAGACCGGCTACTGCTGAACCGTATATATTCTAG
- the pyrE gene encoding orotate phosphoribosyltransferase — MDKKINNVEELFIKSGAVLNGHFKLTSGLHSPVYWEKFRIIENPAAAVPLCGLIADQFRDQGIALVVGPTTGGIILAFEVARQMGLPAAFAEKVESGERQFRRGFRIDPGQRVLIVDDVLTTGKSTREVIEALNRHQADVRGIGILVDRSEKPLVFGGIPLFACLKAATPAYPPEKCPLCQAGEPLTKPGSS; from the coding sequence ATGGACAAAAAAATAAATAATGTTGAAGAGTTGTTTATTAAATCCGGGGCGGTGCTCAACGGGCATTTCAAGCTGACCTCCGGACTGCACTCCCCGGTCTATTGGGAGAAATTCCGGATTATTGAAAATCCTGCAGCTGCGGTACCGCTTTGCGGTCTGATTGCCGACCAATTCCGTGACCAAGGGATTGCACTGGTGGTCGGCCCGACCACCGGTGGTATCATTCTGGCTTTTGAAGTCGCCCGTCAGATGGGACTGCCGGCTGCCTTTGCTGAAAAAGTTGAATCCGGGGAACGTCAGTTTCGTCGCGGTTTTAGGATTGATCCCGGTCAGCGTGTCTTGATTGTTGATGATGTGCTGACCACCGGCAAGAGTACCCGTGAAGTAATTGAGGCTCTTAACCGTCATCAAGCCGACGTTCGGGGCATCGGTATTCTGGTAGACCGCTCCGAAAAACCGTTGGTCTTTGGCGGTATTCCGCTTTTTGCCTGTCTGAAGGCGGCGACTCCGGCTTACCCGCCGGAAAAATGTCCGTTGTGTCAAGCCGGCGAACCTCTCACCAAACCAGGGAGTAGTTAG
- a CDS encoding alcohol dehydrogenase catalytic domain-containing protein: MIGIGMIRGESGVTEFKLPKPRIKADDEVLIKVREVGLDGTDFGILAKGAPDIAPGADSMVLGHEMTGFVEEIGSAVTTVKPGDLVTVTVRRGCGICHPCLENQSDMCMTGLYTERGIHKLDGFLTEFVVDKEQYVVKVPGDCTDMAVLSEPLSIVAKGIEQIRLIQSRMPWNCAHPDHSFSSPMWGGCKIAMVIGAGPLGLMAAAQLRLAEATVIVTDIVPENHPKARLAGYLEAQYINVKGLNAAQIMNHDAIRGERLDVIIEASGASNFALELVNYMSRSSIYVMTGIPQQEQMVCVDAASILRQIVRFNQVIVGSVNSNRHHFESIMQIIPEIKRRFPELRDRVLTDRYPLSEYRRAFTEKSSEGIKTVIDLA; this comes from the coding sequence ATGATAGGGATAGGCATGATCCGGGGAGAAAGCGGAGTAACCGAATTCAAGCTCCCCAAGCCGCGTATTAAGGCAGATGACGAAGTGCTTATCAAGGTCCGGGAAGTCGGACTTGACGGTACTGATTTCGGTATATTAGCCAAGGGGGCGCCTGACATTGCCCCCGGCGCCGACAGCATGGTGCTGGGTCATGAAATGACCGGCTTCGTTGAAGAAATCGGTTCTGCAGTCACTACGGTTAAACCCGGGGACCTGGTCACAGTAACCGTCCGTCGCGGCTGCGGCATTTGCCACCCCTGTCTGGAAAACCAGAGCGACATGTGCATGACCGGTCTTTACACCGAACGCGGCATCCATAAATTGGATGGTTTTTTGACCGAATTCGTGGTGGATAAAGAGCAGTATGTGGTTAAAGTCCCTGGTGATTGCACCGACATGGCAGTACTTTCAGAACCACTGTCAATTGTGGCTAAGGGTATTGAGCAGATCCGGCTGATACAGAGCCGGATGCCCTGGAACTGCGCCCATCCGGATCACAGCTTCAGCTCGCCCATGTGGGGCGGCTGTAAGATTGCCATGGTTATCGGCGCCGGGCCACTTGGGCTGATGGCTGCGGCCCAGCTTCGGTTAGCCGAAGCGACGGTTATCGTCACCGATATCGTTCCCGAAAATCACCCCAAAGCCAGGTTGGCCGGTTATCTGGAAGCACAGTATATCAACGTCAAAGGACTGAACGCCGCGCAAATCATGAACCATGATGCCATTCGGGGCGAACGTTTGGACGTTATTATTGAGGCTTCGGGTGCCTCTAATTTCGCGCTGGAACTGGTTAACTACATGTCCCGCAGCAGCATCTATGTCATGACCGGCATCCCGCAGCAAGAGCAAATGGTCTGCGTTGACGCAGCTTCCATTCTTCGTCAAATCGTACGTTTCAATCAGGTAATTGTCGGCAGCGTTAATTCCAATCGCCACCACTTTGAGTCAATAATGCAGATCATCCCTGAGATAAAACGACGCTTTCCGGAACTGCGCGACCGGGTGCTGACCGACCGATATCCGCTGAGCGAATATCGGCGCGCCTTCACAGAAAAATCATCCGAGGGTATCAAGACCGTCATTGACCTAGCCTGA